The DNA sequence gagagggttccacacccttataaagaatgtttcgttctcctccccaaactgatgtgggatctcacaatccatcccccttcagGACTCAatgtctttgctggcacatcgcccagtgtctagctttggcccaaacccaccgctagcggatattgtcctctttgggcttttccttttgagcttcccctcaaggttttaaaacgcgtcttctagggagaggtttccacacccttataaagaatgcttcgttctcctccccaatcaatgtgggatctcacattcccCCCACCCCTTCTCTCTTTGAGAACTCTAGGACAAAGTTGTACAACCTATAGAACAATCCTATTCAAAGTAAGACCGTCTCTCTCCAAGTATAAAGAGAGTGGATCACGTTCGTAGGTCCACAGCATTTGGGGTGTTGGGGGAGACCATTTCATTCGCAACAATGCAGTGCGTGTGTGTGTGAATGAGAGAGAGTAAAGAGAGTGAAATCGCAATGAGGAGCCACATAATATTACCAATGCAGCATTTTCAAAGGTTTCCGTCAATCCAGGAAGTTGTCTCAAACCTCCACCAGCCGTAAGAGAAACTTCTCCACGAGCACCTTCAAAAACATTACACTGAGCCTGCAGCATGTTAAAAGGAGCTAaggtttaaaaatgttttgagtCAGTCGAGCAACAAGGTCCAGCAATATACTACGTAAATATGCAAGAAAATATCGCATAGTTCATCCCATTAAATATACAGATGGCGTAATCTTTTACGGCCTCATGAAGGTAAAAAACAGATGAAACTCCTCTATGCATGGGCCGGTCAAAAGCAAACTCAATttctaaaagttaaatttattgacatccttttatgaattttctaaCAAGATTCACGATCCTAGGTTTCTTGTCCAAATTTAAGTACTCCAAAACTCAACCCTCTTTTAACCTCATTTTTTAACTAGCCCATATTGCATAGCATGCTCGACTTCAAATTTGTACAATATAGaaagaatcaaataatttcttgCTTTACAAAGCCAAAAAATTTACCCAAAACCATTTTCTGGGAAATCCTCCACCCCAATTCTTTTCAGAGTATGAAGGGGCATTTACAAACTCAAACCTTTCGTCCTCCCACTCAATCCAACCTGCGATTCATATTGAGAAATTCAGGAAATATGTCgaactttaaactttttccaagaaaataaaattagggtgAAAGCGCAGCCTGATATGAAACAATATTTCCATTACATATTAATTTAGAACCATAACAGAATCCTCATaccataaaaatatatagttatCGATTCTTCAACATAAATCCAGCACCAGCACGGTGCTAAGTATAGAATTTCTCATGATTAGAAGTAATGCACCAAGTCAAACACAAATTTCCAAGGTAAACTGATTAAAAGATTGAACATGCCTGTTGATAACCCGCCTGCCATGCATATTTGCCAATGAGGCTCAAATACTGGAAATGCTGCAAGCCAGCCAGCTGTTGACTTCTGCTTAGATCCAACATTTCCCCAGCCATAAACTGGGCGGGTACTGTATTCCCAACGAGCAGTTTTTACAGTTTCCAAATAGTTTGTCCTGTCATTGAACGCTGTCAAACAGTGTACCAATAATAAGATGGAATCAAAGATACAATTGTTTAAATGCAAAGAGAAATTTGACAACCAATATTTCCAGCTCCTTGATATACTGATTTGAAGCCCTAAAACACATTTAGTTCAAGGAAATCCAGGCTCCTGTTGATTGAATAACTTAAATCTTTTCTTCCCAGTAAGCAGAGAAGATTCAAAGATTGGTAATACCATAACTCATAATAACAAATaagattattttataaaattattaacaaGTTCTTTTAACATAGAACTCATAGATTAAACCTGAAAGGGGAGCACTTTCATGAATTAAGATAACTTGGTACCACATTGCATTGTATTGATGTCGAAACACTAAGAAATTgatgctcatgcatttggccGTTCCCAACCTCAAAAAGAAGTTAGGAAAAGCCTCTACATTTTACTGGAAGAAATCATGTCGAATGAGAATTCCAGAAAAAGACAAACGTCAAAATGAGGTGGTTTGAGAAAGGCTATGGCTAAAACTAGCTTTATACATAACTTTTTCACTGCGAGAAGGAATTGTTGTGTCAGTTCTAGACTGAATATTTTAGAAGTATGTCCTTTAAACGGAAGAAGGCTTCACTGCCCAAATGCTGCAGTTCTTCCCTAAGTTACTGAAGCTATgtattaaaacaattttgcttattttttattcaacgAAATAGATTGAGATTTATACAAGAAGGATTTCAATCAGAAAACTCCAAAATAAGAAATTCAGTAATCAGCCCAAGCCTaaaaaggaaggagaaaatACAGCTACACAAATATATaagacaataaataaaatattaaatttacaGGTTGATTATCTATGCTCCCCTTGAGCTAGACGGTATATGCTAGTCACTCCTAGCTTGGAAACATAATCATCAAGGCTTGACCAATTCAATTGTTGTTGTGAAGGCACATATCTTAGGTTTATTGTGTTGTTATCAATCTTATCACTAATGAAGTGGCAGTCTATCTCAACATGCTTCATTGGATCATgaaatattagatttttttcaataGCTATGACAGACTGATTATCACACATTAGCTCTATGATACCTACTATTTTGACTTTGAGCTCGATGAGTAGGCACTTTAACCAAATTCCATGAGCTAAGGATTGAAACTCATCTTTAAGNTAGGCACTTTAACCAAATTCCATGAGCTAAGGATTGAAACTCAGCTTTAACNATCTTTAAGACTACTTTGAGCTACAACCTGTTGCTTCTTACTGCACCAAGTTACTAAGTTTCCCCCACACATATGAGCACTACCGTGAAGTTGACTGGCAGTCAATAAGAGCACCTCCCCAAACTCAGCTTTAGAAACATGAGGCTCTTTCCTGAATATCTCAATATTCTATACAAAACTTCTATATGATTTTTAGAAGGTTTGTTCACATTAACAGCCAAGCTAATGTTTGGACAAGTATGAGTTAAGTAAATAACTTTTCCTACTGGTCAAGTCttgatttcaaatttatttgaaagaatttGCTTGAGCCGAATAATTTCCTCTAGaacatttcttgtaaaaataataacatcaaCATATACTCTGAAGGCAGTAATCTTACTTGTTGAAAAATGCTTGATGAATAGGGCTTGATTGGATTAATATTGAGTATAGTCATCTTACTTCAATGCGTTTGTAAACTTTTTGAACTAAGCTTGAGATGACTTTTAATCCATATATTTCTTCAGTTTACATATCTTTCCGGAGTATATATGTCCTCAAATCCAAGATATAGGCTCATAATCACTTCTTCACTAGGTCTCtattcaaaaatgaaatttttttacatCAAGTTGAATTAATGATAAATCTAGATTTATTGTAATAGCGAGAAGTAATTGAATAGAATTTCATTTCACAACAGGAACAAATGTTTCCTTATAGTCAGATTCCAAAAGTTTGGCTATAAGACAAGTTTTGAATGGCTCTATACTACCATTTGGTTTGTGATTGGTTGAAAAAATCCATCTGTATCCAACTGCATCCATAGGattcacatttattttttccaagAGAATGTACTTCTAGAGTGGCGGCTTTACATAAAAGTTTGCTTCTTGAACTGTGTTAGGAGTATGTATATGATCTAAAGAAGCCACAAAAGCTCTAAAATATGGGGACGAATAAGTGTAGAGACTGCAGTGATGAATTAGTGTAAGATAAGTGTTCCTTAGAGACTGCGAGCCTTCACCCACAGAGCTGCCCCTTGGGGCTACTCCACATGAGATATTAGCATTCAACTTTAACTGAAGCCATCTTAAGGTCAAAAACTGAAGTTAAAGATTCTCAACACAGTACTAAAAGCTCAATAAAGTAAAAGCGAGGGAGCACCTGCCATCATCACGAATAAATCCTTGATGCCAAAGTGGAGTGACTTGAAAACCTTCCACGACCTTTTTATTGAACTCCTAAAAACGGTTGCCcacaatataatataaagtcaTTCACAACCTCTGTCAAAAACAATAATAGTTGAAGCAAGAAGAGATTCCAATCTGACAAATTTTCTCTCGAAAAAGATACACAAATCATTCATGAATTAATTGAACTTATATAAGactatgagagagagagaaaagacgAAGTCTCAACATTAAATGAAACAATACATTCTAAGAAAGCATCTCAACCTCTGGATGAACTTCCTTGTTTGGAGGCTTAAACCCTCCTTTAGATGCAAAACAGTTGCCCAGACTCAGTTCATGCCTACCTATGCATTAAAACCCCAGCATTAGtcgtcatttttttaaaaaaatacatgaataAGATATCTGAAAACCATAGCCTGTATAAAGAGGTTGAGACctcttttaaaaatgttttctgAGAATCAAAGGACATAATTAGTTGGAAAGGAATCAAAGAACTTTTGAGAATAAGGCTTCTACTTTcgatatttctttttgtagaaATGTACAGCTCACCTCTACTGTGGTGTTTTAATCACCAATGACTGCTAGTTTTTTGGGTGGGGGATCCCTCTTCCCCGCTCTTAggttgttttgttctcttttgtaATACATCCAagttttttataaaaatataacattagaaaaataaaaaataaaaataataaaacttttctGGGCATAGGAAAGACTGACATGAAGTAGGCAAATCCATAAGTAGTCCATTACAGACCTTCTGACAGAGGTGATCACAAAATTACGACTATAGGCACATAAAGATACAAATCTTTCAATAAAGTCACAAGAATAAAATTCTCCCCTTACCCACAAGATATTTGaggaatcaaaattttcaccaaCACACTCCAATTCCTTCAATTATGACTGATAGCAATCATCTTAAGTATACCAAGCAAAGAAACAACTCATCCAATTCCTTCTCAAGAATATTTCTCTCAGCAGCCTGAGGACAACCAAGAGGACAAAGGCCAAAGTGACTAGAGGGACAACAGGCCAAAAGAAAGAGGTGCAAAGTAGGAAACAGAGGTCTCTAACCAAATATCACTCCTGAAACAAATATGCATGATGGAAAAATTGGAATGACAAGGCCATGCAATAGCACGGTAGTTAAATGTGTATTTGCTGAAATCCTTAGATACTTAATCAGACCGAAAAAGGTTGGTGGAAAATTTTCTGACTTCAGtcgaaacaaaaatttgattcaaaatccaaattaattaccaaaagaaaaaaatatagcaATTACCGAACAATGAAgatatatatgttattatgCACATTACAAGACAACCAAGAAAGAAgtgttttgtttaaaattcCAACTGGCAGTGATTATGTTTTGTATGGAGGAGGGGGAATGTCGTTTCATAATTTNGATCACAAAATTACGACTATAGGCACATAAAGATACAAATCTTTCAATAAAGTCACAAGAATAAAATTCTCCCCTTACCCACAAGATATTTGaggaatcaaaattttcaccaaCACACTCCAATTCCTTCAATTATGACTGATAGCAATCATCTTAAGTATACCAAGCAAAGAAACAACTCATCCAATTCCTTCTCAAGAATATTTCTCTCAGCAGCCTGAGGACAACCAAGAGGACAAAGGCCAAAGTGACTAGAGGGACAACAGGCCAAAAGAAAGAGGTGCAAAGTAGGAAACAGAGGTCTCTAACCAAATATCACTCCTGAAACAAATATGCATGATGGAAAAATTGGAATGACAAGGCCATGCAATAGCACGGTAGTTAAATGTGTATTTGCTGAAATCCTTAGATACTTAATCAGACCAAAAAAGGTTGGTGGAAAATTTTCTGACTTCAGtcgaaacaaaaatttgattcaaaatccaaattaattaccaaaagaaaaaaaatagagcaATTACCGAACAATGAAgatatatatgttattatgCACATTACAAGACAACCAAGAAAGaagtgttttgttttaaattccaACTGGCAGTGATTATGTTTTGTATGGAGGAGGGGGAATGTCGTTTCATAATTTCGTGTATTAAATAATGTTTGAACATAAAGTTAGCAGCAGTAGATCCATAAGGCAAGGCATTGATAGAACAGCAAATATATGGAAGTTTTTATCCACTCATATTTTTGTCAAAGAATTGAGCTCACTAAGGAATCATTGTAAACGAGAACTAAGAAAAGAAGATAGGTTTGATATCAAAACTTACTTCCCCAAAAGTTCTGAGACTCTTCAGAGTATTGGCATATGTATTTGTCATAAGCACCAAGAATCTGTGCTCCAACTCCTGTAAACCTAGGTCCATGTTGTACGATTTCGGGTGTCGTTAATTTCTTAGGAAATGCAGGGTTCTCCACAGAGTACATGAAACAGAAACTCTGCCTCTTCTGTGGAATTGATACCTTGAAGTACCAACCTTCAAAGAATTTCCGAGTACTCCCATCAAAGTGATACCTGATTCAATACGAAGTAcagaaaattggaaaatgtAAATCATTGATTGCCACATAACCATATATAATGAGATCAACCATGATGCAGCCATGATctaaaaatgagaaacaatTCACCTCAGATGACATAACAAAAATAAGGTTACACCGGGTTCAAATGCTCCAGAAGGAAggataaaaaggaaaaaaaaaaatcattaacaacCTTTTATCTTTCAAGTTTGGTGAGTTATGACCAGTTAACTCATCTTTAAAGGTACAAATATACTACTTTAATcattctttcttcaattcttcaatAGCTCCAGCATCTTCCCAGTTTTCCCAAATCTTCCACTCCCGCTACTCTCAGTCCACATCTTTCTAGTTCTCTTTCACTCATCTTCACACACTTGATTACTGTTTCAGGAGCCTTCTCTATAATCCCCTCGATAGCATAGCTCGTCTCCTCCACTCGTCCACTCGCTCCAATCATAGTCGACTGATTTTTTGCTCTCTCATTCTATCTTTCCTCCACNATAATCCCCTCGATAGCATAGCTCGTCTCCTCCACTCGTCCACACTCGCTCCAATCATAGTTGATTGATTTTTTGCTCTCTCATTCTACATTTCCTTCAANCTATCTTTCCTCCACTTTTTGCTCCATTTTTCTATGCCATCTTTTAGCACAGCTCATAGTACTCATTAATTGGTGCTTCCCTTCTGCTACATCAGAGGAGATAAGCTCCCTTTAAGCCTTACATAACTTGTTTTGAATACTTGTTGTATCTCTAGCATTTGTTGGTTATTGGTTACAAAACAGAGGATGAACAAACAATTCGTGAGACGGAACCTGAATGTTGATGGTGACCACAGGGCATTTAATTGAAGATTAATACAGATAACAGTATGCACAGATACAAAACAATGAGGGGTTCACAGATACATGCAACCAATTAGTGAAGCCGCCTCAACCATTCAAGTGAGCAGTGGCAAGAAATTAGGAACTAGGACATTTATGCTAGATGTGAACCTTCGTTAATGGAAAATTTAGACAGCGTTTTACCCGCTGTGAGGAGTCCGCAGCTCGCGATTAGCAGGCGTGGGCTGATAGCCAGGAGGGCAAACAAGACCTCCGTCATTATCTTTCTCAATTTTCGCCGACGCAGAAGATTCATACACAGAGTTCGAACTGGAAGCCAATACTCGGATGCTCGATCTTGATTTCAACTTTAGCTTCGAAGAACCGCCCCATCGACGACGAAATGAGCTGGACTTCAAAGATTGAGGAACCTTCACCGCGAACATGGACTTTCCAGCTTGAACTTCCATTGAATTGGAGTAGAAGTGATGAATTCCACACAACGGTAGATTGCAAGCAGTTGCATCCATCTCAATTGCCAAAAAATGGAACAAGATGAATTCGGGCGAGAGTCGTGcactatatataattttgtggATCAAAATCTGCCTGCATGGCAAGGATGAATTGCGAGGGGCCTGAAGAAACTGAATCACAGTCGCAGGATCACCTTAGTCCGGTCAATATTAAGATTTAGATGagataaaagaacaaataaatcTCTATCAATAACTACTCGCAGACAAATTAAGTCTATTGTGTTCACTCTCGTCCTACGACCAGCGCTGCCGTGCCGTGCCTTGCTGCTACTATCTAACAAGGACGTCCGGTGGATGGCAAGTGTCAAACGGCGGAGCCCACTATATGAAATACCTATCCTTGTTGATCAAACGGAGCCCACTCGGCAGATCCCACATTAActagagagaggaatgagtcaGAGCTAGGACCAGGTCTAgcaattgtgagatcccaataAGTATTAATGTCCCAGtaaaagtgttttaaaatctttgaggaaaaattaaaagtgaaaatacagagagaacaatatctgctggcggtgGCTTCTGCTGTTACATTGTCACTTCTATCTTATTTGATAGATCGAATAAAGTCTAGTTAAATCGAGAatgtgataagataaggaatcacgattactttgttgatctcactccacaagcaagatcatCATGTCTACCTTGAATGATCCTTGTTGATCAAacatctcaaggcaagaacacttgattgagattcgaatcactccacaagcaagattgatcatgtcgatcttgaatgattctacatgcaacctaaactaggTCGAATTGCAAACAAatttagccattggctaaagaaaagcacaaaggCTTCTATTACtgtattttccaagtctctcacaaatataacatacatggctttatatatatagcctCAAGTGAAACTATTAAAAACTACTTgatggccataattaaccatgaTGTAATGGTAAtctatgaccataattaaccattatgtaattgtaatgtaaataaaaaatcttaaaatacattaatgatatacaataactctaaattactctaaattgtaatccatctaaaatttataaccggaaacttcattcttcttcgatgtggcatgaattgaaatatcttttgataatttcaacaatattttcttcacatattCATTGAaacatattgtatgattgatatcTCTTGGTTAATTGTCAATTATGATAAGTTTTCTAGTTCGTATGTAAGATCGTTATAGATCATGATCGAGAAATCCACTCTCGACGTCCATTTAGTCATCACATTGGTCGCTTCAATTCGAGTATAGAGTCCCGATCTGTATTGGGAGGGGGGGTTGAAGTAATGGATCGAGTCTTGGAGCCACAACCAGAACTATTTATTATACTTGGCAAGGCTCCCAATTGGTTGGATCGTAAGTGAGAGGCGACTTACTTCACGGACAAGGTCTCAACTTGTAGGGATTCGGGGCACTGCCCCATAGTTCAATATCCCACTTTTACGATTGTTTAACTAAAATACACAGTTCACCGAAAAGCAgttaattactattttaaagCTGAAAAAATCATCTCtattatttagtttaactaaattttttattatttattctcggATCacctcttaaaaataatttttaattttttcgaaattaattttttaaaatatatattaaaataaagttataaataaaaaattaataaatgagcatagaaaaaataattaatttaaatatataaaaatctcATTAAATCTTAGTTAAAAGTGTATTACCAAATAAGTTTTCCGAAGGAAAATTCGGgaaaaaagagggaagaaaatTGGGTTAGCGCCGGCTTAAATAAACCACTGGGTCATTGGCATCGTCGTTCGACCGAGCTCCTCGTTCTTCTCAGATCTCTCTCGGTCACTCACTGCCAGAAGGGGAGAGTTGAAAGTCGCCATGGTTTTGACGGTGAAGGTTTATCTTCTTCTGTTCGTTACATTGTTTGCATCACTCGCGAACTATGGATTTTCGCTTTACGAAGATCAGGTTGGCCTTATGGACTGGTGCGTTGCCCTCTCTTGAGCTCTTATTCCTCAGCTGTGCTAGGTTGGCTAGGAAATTTGTGGAAAAGTTTTGATTGGAGAATTTATCATCCCAATTAGATTTACGTCATGCTTGACCTGCTAGAGTAATTGATCTGTTCGTTTTCTCGATATATTTGTGTATATACTAACACAAAATACTTGGATTGCTCCGAATCCATTCGAGTTAGTTTCTCGTTTGGATTCACCTGTTTATTGATACTTTTCTTCGAAATGTTCATCAGTATCTCAAAATAAGGGAGGCCTTGGTTTATGTCGTGTATCTAGTTTGCGTCCTATTGATTGCATTGTGACTCTTATACTTCTCGCGATTAACTTGGAATGTCTTTTCTCAAATTGAGATTCTCAATTAACTGTTTTCCCTTTAGCttttagttgaattttaataGCTTTGAATTATTCAtccattcaattcaatttgtTAAAGTTATGAAGTGATCCCTCGATTATAGGCGTCAGCAGTACTTGGGGAAAGCGAAGCACGCGTTATTCCATTCTTCAAAATCGGGGCGAAAGCGTGTAGTTGTATCCACAGAAGAGAATGTAATTGCGTCACTTGATCTTCGGCATGGCGAGATTTGTGAGCTTAACATTCctttagcatttttttttcttagtgGGTTTACCAATAACCAAATGACTTAGGAAGCTGAATTGAAATTCTTAACTACGTAGGCTCTAACTGAACCTTTGCTCTAAACAAACggaagaaaaaattgtt is a window from the Cucurbita pepo subsp. pepo cultivar mu-cu-16 chromosome LG07, ASM280686v2, whole genome shotgun sequence genome containing:
- the LOC111799319 gene encoding tocopherol cyclase, chloroplastic, which produces MDATACNLPLCGIHHFYSNSMEVQAGKSMFAVKVPQSLKSSSFRRRWGGSSKLKLKSRSSIRVLASSSNSVYESSASAKIEKDNDGGLVCPPGYQPTPANRELRTPHSGYHFDGSTRKFFEGWYFKVSIPQKRQSFCFMYSVENPAFPKKLTTPEIVQHGPRFTGVGAQILGAYDKYICQYSEESQNFWGSRHELSLGNCFASKGGFKPPNKEVHPEEFNKKVVEGFQVTPLWHQGFIRDDGRTNYLETVKTARWEYSTRPVYGWGNVGSKQKSTAGWLAAFPVFEPHWQICMAGGLSTGWIEWEDERFEFVNAPSYSEKNWGGGFPRKWFWAQCNVFEGARGEVSLTAGGGLRQLPGLTETFENAALVGVHYDGIFYEFVPWNGTVNWEISSWGYWYIAAENATHKIELEAKTDEPGSPLRAPTTERGLDTACKDTCFGILKLQMWERRFDGSKGKIVLDVTSNMAALEVGGGPWFNTWKGETTTPEILKRALTTPIDVEQAFNLLPLFKPPGL